Part of the bacterium genome is shown below.
TCGAGGAGGTGTTTGACTCCGGCAGGGACCCGATGGCTGTTGTTGAAGAAAAGGGCCTGGCCCAGGTATCAGATGCAGGGGCCATCGAGGAGGAGGTCCAGAAGATCCTGGACGCCAACCCCGACCAGGTCCAGCAATATAAAGATGGGAACGATAAGGTCCTGGGCTTTTTCGTGGGCCAGGTTATGAAGGCAAGTAAAGGTAAAGCTAATCCGAAAGTTGTAAATGAAATGCTTAGAAAACTATTGAAAAACTGATCCAGGATTTCACTGACAAGTTAGTGATCGGTGATCAGTGATCGGTAATCAGATAAGGCACAGGCCGGAGCGAAAGCTCCGGCTTTTCTGTAAAGGCGACCTAAAGCTTTAACGCAGAGGGCCGCAGAGGCGGCTCACTGGTAGGCCGCATGGATCCCAAAGGGCCGCAAAGAAAGACGGAGTGAGTCATTGATTTGGGCGCCCCGCGCAAGGCGAATTGATGACTTTTTGCGAAGTCATCAAACCTTGCTTTTCGCAATTACGCATGCACGCTCCACGCACACACGAGATCTTCTTCTGCGTTCTGCGTTCTGGACCAAAACCCCATGTACCGTTATTATAGGAAATGTATTAACCCCCAATATCGGAGGGGGAGAGAGGGAGATAAATTGTTTGTCCCCTTCTCTTTCTCTCACCCATTCTTATCGGAGGTCATCATTTGAGCACCATCCAGCCCATCAAGTGGGACTCAAAAAAGAAAACCCTCATCCTCCTCGACCAGACCCGTCTCCCCCTTGTGGAAACTTACAGGGAATATACCGATCCTGTGGAGGTCGCTGCAGCCATCCGGGACCTGGTGGTCCGGGGCGCTCCAGCCATCGGATGCGCGGCGGCATTCGGTACAGCCCTGGCGGCCATCCAATACACAGAGGATGATCCGGATGAACTGGCAACCAGGGTTCATGAGGCCAGGGGTACGCTGACTGCTTCCCGCCCCACCGCCGTGAACCTGTTCTGGGCTCTGGAGCGCATGATAAAACTTATGGATTCCCTGGAGGCCCAAAAAATCCAGGATTGTAAAAAGATGCGGGACTCTCTTGAGAAAGAGGCGGTGGATATCTTCACCCAGGATCTGGCTTCATGCAGGGCCATGGGAGATTTCGGGGCCGACCTGGTTCCGGAGAATGCCAGGATCCTCACACACTGTAACGCTGGAGCCTTGGCCACAGCCGGTTATGGAACAGCCCTGGGCGTCATCCGGTCCGCCCATAGAGATGGCAAGGTCTCCATGGTATGGGTGGATGAGACCCGTCCGGTCCTGCAGGGAGCCAGGCTTACCGCCTGGGAAATGGTTCAGGAGGGGATCCCGGCCACCCTCATAACCGATAACATGGCAGGTGCCATCATGGCGGCAGGGAAGGTGGACTTCGTTGTCGTAGGTTCGGATCGTATCGCTGCCAACGGCGACGTTGCCAACAAGATCGGCACCTACACCGTCGCAGTCCTGGCCCGCCGGCACAACATCCCCTTCATCGTCGCGGCACCTGTATCCACCGTTGATTTTAACGTCTTCTCTGGAGAGGATATCCCTATCGAGGAACGGGATCCAGGGGAGGTGGCCGGTTACGGAAGCGAGAGGTGGGCCCCGGAGGGGGTTAACATATATAACCCTGCCTTCGATATTACACCGGCCGAGTTGGTGACGGCCATCGTGACGGAAAAAGGGGTCCTGACTCCTCCCTACCCGCAAGCCATAGCTGACCTTTCGGGGTAGCGGAGACCTGATGGCCTCAGCAGTCGACCAACTGGTCCAATTGATAAAGACGAGCGGCCGTCTGCCTGAATCGGATGGTCTGGTGTCCCTGCTTTCCTCCCTCCTTGAACAGTCCCCGACCCGGGGCCTCGGACCCCAATTTCCACGCTCAGCAGTGAAGGCTGCCCTGAAGACCGCAGACCCCCACTCAGCGCTGGTTCGCATGGTGCGCCTTCTGTCGGCAGTGGATGACCCCAATTTTTACTCCCTTCTGGAAGACTCCGACGGCATCAAATCCCTTATGGTCATCCTCGGGTACAGTAACTACCTCTCTTCCCTCATCATGCGCTCACCTGAGGACTACATATGGCTCATGAGGAAGGTGGGGCTCACTGATGACAGGACCATGGCCGACATGCGTTTCGATCTCATGACATGGGCCGAGATGGAACCGGATGCCGAGGAAACGACCCGTATCCTTCGCCGGAACAAATACAGGGAGATGCTTCGTACCGGGGTCAGGGACCTGCTGGGCACCGCAACTCTGGAGGAAACGATCCTGGACATTTCCAACCTGGCGGAGGTCTCGGTAGAAATGGCTGTGGAGGCCGCTTATGTGGAACAAAAGGAAAAACACGGCATCCCCATCCACACCACAGAGCATGGGATGAATCGGCCGAGCAGGTTCTGTGTGCTGGGTATGGGCAAACTGGGCGGGGGGGAACTTAACTACAGCTCCGACATCGACCTTTTTTATCTGTACACCGCTCACGAGGGGATGACCACCGGCCGTCCCACTCCATCAGGAGGTTACAAAGATGCTGTGGAGAACCATCGGTTCTTCGTCCGGATGAGCAAGATCGTTACGGGTTTTTTAAACGACCGGACCGCCGACGGCATCGTCTTCAGGGTGGACCTGCGTCTTCGCCCCGAGGGGGAGTCAGGAGAGATCGCCTACTCCGTGCCGAGCCTGGAAACCTATTATCAGTCCTGGGGACGCACGGTGGACCGCCTCGCTCTTCTCAAGGCAAGGGCTATCGGAGGAGAGAGGAGGCTGGGAGAAGACTTTTTGGAAAGTCTCTCACCCTTCGTGTACAGGCGCCTGCTGGATTACGACACCCTTGGGGAGATAGGGCTTCTTAAGGATCGCATCGACCGTCATGTCCGGGAGAAGTTCCGTGGGGTGAGAGATGTCAAGCTGGGAAGGGGTGGAATCCGGGAGATCGAGTTCCTGATCCAGACCCTCCAACTCATCAACGGTGGGAAAACCCCTTCCATCCGCGGTAGGAACTCCCTTAGGAGCCTCAGGCGTCTCATGCAGAACGGGTTCCTAAGCGAGAGGGACGCGGAAGGGCTCAGGGAAGCGTACATTTTCCTGCGGACCGTCGAGCACAGGGTCCAGCTCGTTGAGGAGCGCCAGACTCAACTTCTTCCGAAGTCGAAAGAGGGTCTGGAAAAACTGGCATGGTCTATGGGGTTTGTTAAGGACGGGTTTCCTGACCGCGCAGGGTTTGAGGGTGCGCTGGATTCGGTCACGGACCGGGTGGCGGAGCACTTCGACAAGTACTTTTCGAGGCGCGAGGACTCAGTGCCTGGCGCACCAGGCACTCAGGAGGATCTTCTTGATGAGGGGCTTGACCGGGAAGATGTTATTTCAAAGCTTGGGGAAATGGGTTTCGCGAACCCTGAGGGAGCCTACCAAAACCTCATGCTCCTCAGAGACGGTCCCCCCCATAGTCACTTCCCTGACAACTGCCGGCATCTTCTCCGACAGATAGCCCCCGGACTCCTGGCGAACCTCAAGGAGGTGGCCGATCCGGATGCGGTTCTCGTGAACCTGGATCGCTTCATCAGTCGAGTGGGAGCGAGAGCTTCCTACTATTCCATGCTGGCAGGTAATCCGGAGGCTGTGCGGCTCCTCGTAGTGCTGTTCGGCCAGAGTCCCTACCTCTCATCTTCTGTCATCAGGTACCCGGACCTTCTGGACGTTATCGTAGGAGGTACGGATCTTTCCGTTAAGAAAGACAGTGAGACAATGGTGGAGGAGGTGCGCGGGATCCTTTTGTCCAGCCCCTCGCTGGAGGACGGGCTGAACATCCTTCGGCGGTACCGTAACGGGGAGATCCTGAGGATCGGTCTGGGAGACCTCCTTGATGTGAAGGATCAGATCACGGTGAACGGCGAGTTGTCCACCCTCGCCGAGGTTCTGGTGAACGCATCTCTTTCCATTGCAAGGAAGGAAGCCGGCGGAGGTGAAACGACTGAAGAAGGGGATTTTGCCGTAGTGGCTTTGGGGAAGATGGGCGGGAGCGAGATGAACTACAGCTCTGACCTGGATATGATCTTCATTTATGAAGGACCGGAAAGCAGCAGGGAGTACTTCACAAAGGTGGCCCAGAAGATGATCATGGTGCTTACAAGCCCCACGGAGGAGGGGGTTTTATACCGCATCGACATGCGGCTAAGGCCGTCGGGGCAGGCAGGGCCCCTGGTCACGACCCTGGATGCGTTCGAAGTCCATCACCGTGAAAAAGCCATGGTTTGGGAGCAGCAGGCCATGACCAAGGCCCGATGGGTGGCCGGGGACGAGGGGTTCAGGGGGCGGATCACCAGCCTCATCGAGGATCTTACCTACACAAGACCCCTGAGCCTTGAGGGTCTGGCCGAGATCATAAGGATAAGAGGTCGTATGGAGGAGGAGATCGCCCGGGAAGGCGAAGGGGATCACTACGACGCCAAGGCCGGACAAGGGGGGCTGGTGGATGTGGAGTTCGCTGTCCAGATCCTGCAGTTAGCCCACGGTGATGTCCATGGATCCCTGCGAACCACCAACACCGTGGAGGTGCTCGACGCCCTGTTCGAAGCTGGACTTGTCAATGGAAAACAGTATAATGCCCTGCGCCGCGCGTACCTTTTCTACCGTGAGATCGAAAATCGCTCCCAGATATACCAGGATCGGTCCAACCCCAGAATACCCAAGGACGTCCGGAAGGCAATGCCTCTGGCCCGAAGGCTGGGATATCAGAACGATGATGAGGGCGCTGGTCAATTTCTGGATGAGGTGCTCAGGACAAGAGAAGCTGTTCGACAGGCGTTCGATGAGATCGTGTCCGGGCTGAGGGAAAAAATGTCCTAAACCGGACAGGGATCAAATAGTATCAAACAACAGTCAGCGATCGAGCAAAGCTCGTGATAAAAAATGAAATGAGCGCAGCGCATTTCATTTTACGGAGGATGATCAGATGGTTGCACCTGTATCAAAAATATGGATGAACGGTGAAATGGTGAATTGGGAGGATGCTCAGGTCCACGTCCTGACCCACACCCTGCACTACGGTCTGGGTGTGTTCGAGGGGATCCGTTTCTACAAAACCCCGAAAGGGCCCGGCATATTCCGGCTCAAAGACCATGTCCAGCGCCTTTCCGACTCTTCCCACATTTGCCGCATAAAGGTCCCTTACGACTGGGACACCCTTTACCAGGCGCACATCGATCTGGTGCGTGTCAACGGCCTTGCGGACGGATACATCCGACCTGTCGTCTATCTGAAAGATGGGCCCATGGGCCTGCTGGTCACCGATGAACATCCTGTGGGGGTCTTTATCGCCGCCTGGGCCTGGGGAGCCTACCTTGGGGAAGATGGTCTGAAAAACGGTATCCGTGTCAAGATCTCCTCGTTTGCCAGGAACCACGTCAACGCCATGATGACCAAGGCCAAGATCAACGGGGCTTACGTCAACTCGATCCTGTCTAAAAGGGAGGCGATCCAGGCGGGGTACCAGGAGACCATTATGCTGGACACCGACGGGTATGTCAGCGAGGGCAGCGGCGAGAACCTGTTCATCGTCAGAAAGGGAGTTATCAAGACCACTTCCCTGACCTCCATACTCAGCGGTATCACCAGAGAAAGTGTGTTCACCCTGGCCGATGAACTTGGCTACCAGGTTGTGGAAGACCGCTTTACCAGGGACGAGCTGTACATTGCCGACGAGGCCTTTTTTACCGGTACCGCTGCCGAGATAACACCCATTCGGGAGGTGGACGACCGGGCCATTGGCGAAGGCCGCCCGGGTCCCGTTACAAAAGCCATCCAGGACGCCTACTTCAAGGCTGTTCACGGCGAGGACCCGAATCACATGGATTGGGTGACGGTAGTTTAAATTCCAGAATGAAGAAGGATGAAGGAGGGAGGATGAATAGAACTACTGCGATTTTCCTTCCACCTTCCACCTTCCTCCTTCCCTATTCCCTCTTCCATGCCCTTTCCCCCCTTACCCGAGTCGAGCAGGAGAGACTGTGACTGACAGACCAAAAGAGGGGGAAAAGACTCTTTTCCTCATTGACGGTTCCTCCTACATTTACCGCGCCTACCACGCCATTCGTTCCCTGAGCACACGCTCGGGTTTTCCCACCAACGCCATCTTCGGCTTTGCCAACATGGTCCTGAAGGTTCTGAGGGATCACAAACCCACCTACGCCGCCATGGTTCTGGACGCCCCGGGGCCCACTTTCCGGCATGAGATGTATCCAGAGTATAAGGCCAACCGGCCGCCCATGCCGGAGGACCTGGTGGTTCAGATGCCCCGTATCGACGACGTCATTGCTGCTTTCAAGTTACCTGCCATCAGGATCCAGGGTGTTGAGGCTGACGACATCATCGCGACCCTTGCCCGCAAATACGCCGGGGAGGTGGACCGGGTTGTTATTATATCCTCGGACAAGGATCTCATGCAGCTGGTGGGAGGCAATGTGGTCATGCTCGACACAATGAAAGACCAATGGATGGATGAAAAGGCAGTGTTTGAGAAGTTCGGCGTGGAGCCCTCCCGCGTGGTCCATGTCCAGGCCCTAATGGGCGACTCCTCAGATAATATACCGGGACTCCCGGGTGTCGGTCCCAAGACGGCCGGCAAGCTTATCGCCCAATTCGGTAGCGTTGAGGAGCTCCTGGAGCGACATCTTGAAGTGGGCGGGAAGCTTGGTGACAAGCTGCCTGAACAGGCTGAAGCGCTGCTAAGCTCCCTTTCCCTCGTTACACTCAAAGACGACATTGCGGTGGACAAGGTTCTGGATGACCTTGTCCTTTCCGGATTGGACACCCAGGCGGTGCGTGCATTGTTCGAGGATCTTGAGTTCGTGAAACTTGCCAACGAACTTGTCCCCAGGGAGTCCCTGGGCCGGGAAGGGTATAGAACTGTTACCACAAAAGAGGAATTGGATCACCTGGCCGCGCGCCTCCAGGGCGTGGATCGGTTTGCTTTTGACACGGAAACTGACAGCCTTGACCCCATGAGAGCTTCCCTCGTGGGGATCTCATTTTCCTGGGCTGAAGGCGAGGCGGCGTATATCCCTCTGGATCACCGCTATCTGGGTGCCCCGGTCCAGCTCACCCCCCAGGTGGTGAAAAAGAAACTGGGTCCCCTCATGGCTGATCCTGACAAAAAGAAGATCGGACAGAACATCAAGTACGATCTCAAGGTTCTTCACCGGGCCGGGTGGGAGGTCAGAGGGATCTCCTTCGACACCATGATAGCCTCCTGGCTCAACAGCCCTGACAGGCGCAGCCACGGCCTGGACGAGATAGCTTCCGAACTTTTTGGCCACACCATGATCACCTACAAGGAGCTTACGAAGAGGGGGCGTGAACAGGTCTCCATGATCGAGGTTCCTGTGGATGAGGCTTCCACCTATTCGTGTGAAGATGCTGACGTCACATTCCGGGCTGTGGGGCCTTTGGATTCTGGTTTGGAGGAGAAGGAACTGGTGGATCTGTTCCATGAGGTAGAGATGCCCCTTGTTGTAGTTCTGGGCGACATGGAGATGGCGGGTGTCCTTCTGGACACCGGGATGCTGTCTCGTATCTCTCTTGATCTGGGGGAGAGGCTCAGAGCTCTGGAGGGCAGGATCCATGAGGAGGCGGGGCATCCTTTCAACATCAACTCTCCCAGGCAGTTAGCCCAGGTACTCTTTACCGAACTGGGTCTGGCGCCGTTGAAGAAGACAAAGACCGGGTATTCCACCAACGACGAGGTCCTCCTGGAACTTTCTGAAAAGCACCATATGCCGGCCATGATCAGGGACTTCAGGAGCGTGGCAAAGTTAAAGTCAACCTACGTGGACGCTCTGCCCAAACTGATCCACCCGGAGACAGGCCGGGTTCATACCTCTTTCAACCAGACCGCCACTTCCACGGGCAGGCTTTCCTCTTCCGACCCCAACCTCCAGAATATCCCCATCAGGACCGATGAGGGCCGCCGTATACGGGAGGCTTTTGTGGCGCCGGATGGAACGGTGCTTCTGTCCGCGGACTATTCCCAGATCGAACTGCGCATTCTCGCCCATCTCTCCGGGGATCAGAACCTCATGGAAGCGTTTCGAAACGGTGAGGATATCCATAACCAGACGGCGTGCCAGGTCCTGGGCGCCCGGGACCAGGCTGTTGAACCGGAACTGCGCCGCAGGGCCAAGGTCATCAACTTCGGGATCATTTACGGGATGAGCGCCTATGGGCTTTCCAAAGAGCTGGGGGTTTCCCCGGGGGAGGCTGCGGGCATCATTGACGGATATTTCGAGGTGTACTCCGGCGTGAGGGACTTTACCGCCCGGACCGTGGACCAGGCCAGAGAGACAGGTTATGTCCAGACCCTGTTAAACCGGAGGCGCTACCTTCCGGAACTGGCATCCAAGAACCCCAACACCCGTCAGTATGGCGAGCGTATGGCGGTGAACACGCCGATCCAGGGAACGGCTGCCGATCTCATCAAGGTAGCCATGCTGCGCATCCACGAAGGGTTGGCCCTTGGAGTGCCGGGTGCAAGAATGCTTCTTCAGGTGCACGATGAACTTGTTTTTGAGGTCCCGGAAGGACAGACACAAGAGGCCTCC
Proteins encoded:
- the polA gene encoding DNA polymerase I; this encodes MTDRPKEGEKTLFLIDGSSYIYRAYHAIRSLSTRSGFPTNAIFGFANMVLKVLRDHKPTYAAMVLDAPGPTFRHEMYPEYKANRPPMPEDLVVQMPRIDDVIAAFKLPAIRIQGVEADDIIATLARKYAGEVDRVVIISSDKDLMQLVGGNVVMLDTMKDQWMDEKAVFEKFGVEPSRVVHVQALMGDSSDNIPGLPGVGPKTAGKLIAQFGSVEELLERHLEVGGKLGDKLPEQAEALLSSLSLVTLKDDIAVDKVLDDLVLSGLDTQAVRALFEDLEFVKLANELVPRESLGREGYRTVTTKEELDHLAARLQGVDRFAFDTETDSLDPMRASLVGISFSWAEGEAAYIPLDHRYLGAPVQLTPQVVKKKLGPLMADPDKKKIGQNIKYDLKVLHRAGWEVRGISFDTMIASWLNSPDRRSHGLDEIASELFGHTMITYKELTKRGREQVSMIEVPVDEASTYSCEDADVTFRAVGPLDSGLEEKELVDLFHEVEMPLVVVLGDMEMAGVLLDTGMLSRISLDLGERLRALEGRIHEEAGHPFNINSPRQLAQVLFTELGLAPLKKTKTGYSTNDEVLLELSEKHHMPAMIRDFRSVAKLKSTYVDALPKLIHPETGRVHTSFNQTATSTGRLSSSDPNLQNIPIRTDEGRRIREAFVAPDGTVLLSADYSQIELRILAHLSGDQNLMEAFRNGEDIHNQTACQVLGARDQAVEPELRRRAKVINFGIIYGMSAYGLSKELGVSPGEAAGIIDGYFEVYSGVRDFTARTVDQARETGYVQTLLNRRRYLPELASKNPNTRQYGERMAVNTPIQGTAADLIKVAMLRIHEGLALGVPGARMLLQVHDELVFEVPEGQTQEASAFVSGIMEGVMELEVPLIVDVGWGKNWAEAH
- the mtnA gene encoding S-methyl-5-thioribose-1-phosphate isomerase, coding for MQPIKWDSKKKTLILLDQTRLPLVETYREYTDPVEVAAAIRDLVVRGAPAIGCAAAFGTALAAIQYTEDDPDELATRVHEARGTLTASRPTAVNLFWALERMIKLMDSLEAQKIQDCKKMRDSLEKEAVDIFTQDLASCRAMGDFGADLVPENARILTHCNAGALATAGYGTALGVIRSAHRDGKVSMVWVDETRPVLQGARLTAWEMVQEGIPATLITDNMAGAIMAAGKVDFVVVGSDRIAANGDVANKIGTYTVAVLARRHNIPFIVAAPVSTVDFNVFSGEDIPIEERDPGEVAGYGSERWAPEGVNIYNPAFDITPAELVTAIVTEKGVLTPPYPQAIADLSG
- the glnE gene encoding bifunctional [glutamate--ammonia ligase]-adenylyl-L-tyrosine phosphorylase/[glutamate--ammonia-ligase] adenylyltransferase, producing the protein MASAVDQLVQLIKTSGRLPESDGLVSLLSSLLEQSPTRGLGPQFPRSAVKAALKTADPHSALVRMVRLLSAVDDPNFYSLLEDSDGIKSLMVILGYSNYLSSLIMRSPEDYIWLMRKVGLTDDRTMADMRFDLMTWAEMEPDAEETTRILRRNKYREMLRTGVRDLLGTATLEETILDISNLAEVSVEMAVEAAYVEQKEKHGIPIHTTEHGMNRPSRFCVLGMGKLGGGELNYSSDIDLFYLYTAHEGMTTGRPTPSGGYKDAVENHRFFVRMSKIVTGFLNDRTADGIVFRVDLRLRPEGESGEIAYSVPSLETYYQSWGRTVDRLALLKARAIGGERRLGEDFLESLSPFVYRRLLDYDTLGEIGLLKDRIDRHVREKFRGVRDVKLGRGGIREIEFLIQTLQLINGGKTPSIRGRNSLRSLRRLMQNGFLSERDAEGLREAYIFLRTVEHRVQLVEERQTQLLPKSKEGLEKLAWSMGFVKDGFPDRAGFEGALDSVTDRVAEHFDKYFSRREDSVPGAPGTQEDLLDEGLDREDVISKLGEMGFANPEGAYQNLMLLRDGPPHSHFPDNCRHLLRQIAPGLLANLKEVADPDAVLVNLDRFISRVGARASYYSMLAGNPEAVRLLVVLFGQSPYLSSSVIRYPDLLDVIVGGTDLSVKKDSETMVEEVRGILLSSPSLEDGLNILRRYRNGEILRIGLGDLLDVKDQITVNGELSTLAEVLVNASLSIARKEAGGGETTEEGDFAVVALGKMGGSEMNYSSDLDMIFIYEGPESSREYFTKVAQKMIMVLTSPTEEGVLYRIDMRLRPSGQAGPLVTTLDAFEVHHREKAMVWEQQAMTKARWVAGDEGFRGRITSLIEDLTYTRPLSLEGLAEIIRIRGRMEEEIAREGEGDHYDAKAGQGGLVDVEFAVQILQLAHGDVHGSLRTTNTVEVLDALFEAGLVNGKQYNALRRAYLFYREIENRSQIYQDRSNPRIPKDVRKAMPLARRLGYQNDDEGAGQFLDEVLRTREAVRQAFDEIVSGLREKMS
- a CDS encoding branched-chain amino acid transaminase; its protein translation is MVAPVSKIWMNGEMVNWEDAQVHVLTHTLHYGLGVFEGIRFYKTPKGPGIFRLKDHVQRLSDSSHICRIKVPYDWDTLYQAHIDLVRVNGLADGYIRPVVYLKDGPMGLLVTDEHPVGVFIAAWAWGAYLGEDGLKNGIRVKISSFARNHVNAMMTKAKINGAYVNSILSKREAIQAGYQETIMLDTDGYVSEGSGENLFIVRKGVIKTTSLTSILSGITRESVFTLADELGYQVVEDRFTRDELYIADEAFFTGTAAEITPIREVDDRAIGEGRPGPVTKAIQDAYFKAVHGEDPNHMDWVTVV